The following proteins are encoded in a genomic region of Calditrichota bacterium:
- a CDS encoding AMP-binding protein, with amino-acid sequence MYTLDELTLRCLAETSFAKYGPHIAVSFVDEPPLTYNDLKRAVVATAHALKKRGVKQGDRVAILGENSPQWGIAYLAVVSMGAVVVPILPDFHKSEVHHIIRNSGAKVLFVASKLVHKVEEKRLGDLKLLVGLDPIERRDLPYKVENLSKLIDEQARETTLP; translated from the coding sequence ATGTACACCTTGGACGAGTTGACGCTCCGGTGCCTGGCCGAAACGAGTTTTGCGAAATACGGCCCCCACATTGCCGTCTCTTTCGTCGATGAACCGCCGCTCACCTACAATGACCTCAAGCGGGCGGTGGTGGCTACGGCCCACGCGCTGAAGAAGAGGGGTGTCAAGCAGGGGGATAGAGTGGCGATCCTCGGGGAAAATAGCCCGCAATGGGGCATCGCCTACTTGGCGGTCGTCAGCATGGGCGCGGTGGTTGTTCCCATTCTTCCTGACTTTCACAAGTCAGAGGTGCATCACATTATCCGCAACTCCGGGGCAAAGGTGCTCTTTGTCGCCAGCAAGCTGGTGCACAAGGTCGAAGAGAAGCGGCTCGGGGACTTGAAATTGCTGGTGGGTCTTGATCCCATCGAGCGTCGGGATTTGCCGTACAAAGTGGAAAACCTGAGCAAGCTGATCGACGAACAGGCCAGGGAGACGACGCTGCC